A region of the Roseiflexus sp. RS-1 genome:
GGTGCGCCGGAAACGGGAGCTGCGCGACAGCGTGCCCGGCATCGGCGCGATCACCGCACTGAACCTGCTGCTCCGCCTGCCCGAACTGGGGACCATCAATCGCAAGGAAGCGGCGGCCGTTGTGGGCGTTGCGCCGTATGCCAATCAGAGCGGCGCACAGCACAAACCCCGGCATATCTCCGGCGGCAGGAGGGATGTGCGCAGCGTGTTGTACATGGCGACCCTGGCGGCCACGCGGCGCCGTCTGGTCAGGCGCGCCTTCGATCAGCGCCTGTGTCAAGCTGGCAAGCCGCGCAAGGTCGCCATCGTCGCTGCGATGCGCAAGCTGCTGACTATTCTCGGCGCAATATTGCGTCAGCAAAAGCCCTGGGATCCGGCTGTGCATACGAGCGCCCCTTGACAAGCAACACAGTTACTCCGCGCCTCTGCGGTGAAATGACCCCATTTATGTGTCTATCCGCGCCAGGTTGGGGAACGAGCTGCGCAGGCGGGCAACGATCGCTGCGGCTGCCGTGCGTGCCGCTTCCTGCGTGACGCTATCGGGCGGGGGCAGTTCCAGATACCGCTCATCGCTCCCTGGGCCTGCGGGAAAACGGCGCCGTAGCAGAACCACTGCGGCAGTCGCTCCCACCAGAGCGCCGGCAATTATCCCTGTCATGAAACCATCGTTCTGGTGAGGGTCGTTCATCATATCACCTCAAGGTAATCAGCGTCGGGAAGCGGCGGAAACGGCGCTGTGGGCAGTGTCTGATACCAGTACGCCACCGATGCGATATCGTCCTGCAACGGCAGATACCGTCCACCGCTGCGCCAGCCTAGCGCCTGAATGGTCACGCGCAGGTCGCGCTCAAAGCGGATGGGATCGGTAATATGCCAGCGGTACATACCGAAACGCATCTGCGAGCGATAGAGACCGTCGGGGCGGATGACCTGCGCCAGACCAGAGTACGGCGTCGTGAATTCGCGATACCCTCCCTGATCTTTGCCCACATCAAAATTGTACGAACCGCAGAAATAGTCCTCTGTGCCGGTGCCGCAAATGGTAGGATACTCATCGTCGCCATCGATGTAGAACTTGATCTCCCCCTCGCCCCACCAGCCATTGTTGTTGACGCCCCATGCCATATAGGCGCCGACATACTGCCCCTGACCGCGCACACCGTCGAGGATCGTATAGACCTGTTTGTACGGCAGCGGGTTGACGCGCCGAAACTGGGCGTGGAAGTACGCCAGATCGTCGGGGACATCGGTCTCCGTGAAGGTAATCTGGTAATAGAGCGTCATCTCCTGCGCGGCGATATTCGTCATCGTCATGCGAAACCCACTCCGATAGGGCATTTCCCAGTAACAGTTGAACGCACTGCCGGGGTTGACACACACGGCAAGCGAACTGATCTGCGCGTACTGTCCCCACCCGCAGGCAAAGAAGTCGCCAGCCGGGCATTCGACCGACGGCGTCTCCTGGTTATCCCAGTAGATGCGCAGAATACTATGGCGCCAGTGACCGGTCAATGTCATCCAGATATGCTGAATGGCGCCTGAACCGCGCACATCGGCAAGTGTTCGCGTTTCGCCAGGAGCGATGCGGATGGACGGCGAGATCTTCCACCCGACCCCCAGGTCGCGGGCGCACGCCGCGCCAGTGCCGTCGGTCGCCATTCCCCCTTTACCCTTTTCGCCGGTGAAATTCTCCGGGCTGATCGAACGTGTGCGCGCCCGCGACAGGCGCGCCAGATTGCCCAGGTGCATGCCCAAACCGTTGAACGGCGTCATTCTCAGAAATCCTTTGCGCGTGCGCGCAGAACGAGCAGATGCTGCGGGGATTATACCTCAAGGAGTGCTCGTCGTTGCTTAAGCCAGATTTTTACACAGGTTAGCGCGCACTTAACCAGGATACTGTCATGATTCGTTTGGCTGAAGCAACCCCCCTTTGTTCTGTCATAACAGCCGCAGGTTTGTTTCGCAGGCGCCCTGGTTTGGATGGTGTCGTGAGAGATGAGGAGGGAACATGTACCGCAACATTATGATCGTTCTTTTGGCACTGTACATGCTGGCGCTGGCAATGACGCCTCAAGGTCTGGCTGCTCAAACGACAGGACCTCGCCTGCTGACCGATCCCTTCCTGCAGTTGCCGACAGCTACAACAGTGCGAGTGGTCTGGTTCACAGAGTTTGAAGGTCAGCGCCACTTCATCAGCTATGGCGAAGGACTGAGACACACGGCTGAAGCGACTACCATGCGTATGACGCGCATGTACGAAGATGCCAGTTCGCGCATTCTGGGTCGTCCATCGCCCTCGAGGGTGACCGAGCGCCCCATCTGGCGCCATGAGGCAATCGCTACTGGTTTGATCCCAAATGTGCGAGTTCCGTATACGGTCACGAGCATCGATGATACAGGCAACAGCGTTACCAGCAGGCAGTTTACCCTTCAACCACTGCCGACCCCTGGAACACCGATGAAAATCCTGCTCACATCCGATCAGCAGAATCGCCTGATGTCACCCGCCAACTTCCAGAAAGTGATCGAGACAGTCGGCAGAGTGGATGCGGTCTTCTTCGCAGGTGATTTCGTTGACGAGCCAAGCCGCGCCTCAGAGTGGTTTGATCGCTTCGATCCAAACTGGCGCAACGTCAATAACCCCGCCAATCCGGGCTATGATCCGAATCGTCCGGCGTTTTTCAATGCCCGACCAGCATTCTTCCCTTCACTCCAGGGTAAATATCGGGAAATCTTCCCAGAATTCCCCTACACTGGCGGTGAGATTCTCCAGCACGCACCACTGTTTGGCGCGATCGGCAATCACGAAGCGCCTGGACGCTGGCGACCAAACGCCGAATTCACACTGAATGGACGCACACAGGTGGCAAACCTGAGTTTTATGGACAACGACCCGCAACCGCGATGGTTCGCTGAGATCCGTTACGAACAGTTGAAGAGGAGCGACCCGAACTTCAATCCCACCAATGATCCCGTCTTCCGTGAGCAGTGGATCACCGACAATTCCTACAACTTTACGAGTTACTTCGAAGTGTGGACACTCCCGGATGACGGACCTGCTGGCGAGTCGTACTATGCCTACAAGATCGGTGATGTCTTTGTAATCTCCATGAATGTCTCGCGCGTCTGGCGAACCTGGAATCTGCAGGAAGGACCAACGAGCGCACGCTTTAGCCCGCGTGGGAAGTATACCGAGTTCTCCAGCGAACTGAACAATCCTGGCGAGTGGGGTTTCGGCGATATGTGGTTCGAAACCTACGACTCGACCTCGGATCAGTATGCCTGGCTCGTGCGGCAGTTTGAGAGTCCAGCGTTCAAATCCTCAAAATACCGGATTGTTCTGGCACATCAGACCATGTTTGGTCTTGGCGACAACTCCGTTCCGGTGATGGCCAACCCCGAAACAACTATTATCTACAACGACGGCGGCGTTTCGGGGGAGAAGAAGTTTGTCTGGCCCGTCAGTTATGAGGTGTGGGAAAGCGAGATCCAACCGCTTGTCGATGCCCGCGCGATTACTGAGATACGCATCGAGTATCCGCTTGAGAAAGATATCTGGAGAAATCAGATCGAGCCGTTGTTACTCGAGCACGGCGTCCAGATGGTTCACAACGCCCACTCACATGTCTGGAACCGCACGATCGTCGAAGGCGCCGACGGACGGCAGGTTCACTACATCGAAACCTCGAATGTTGGCAACAGCTTCGGCGCTTATCTGCCGGGATGGAAAGATAGTCGCGTGCCTTGGGCGACATCGTTCTGGAACGAGGTGACCGGTCCGAACCCGCGCTGGAGTCCTGCTGACTATCCGCGCGCTGGCGACCCTCACAATCGCGCTCCGGTCATGCCGACCCTCTTCAACCCGATGCGTGAGATGGAAGGAACTGATCGCAACTGGCCCTTCGTTGACAGCAATAATGTGACCGTCTTCACCATCTTCGACACTGCCACCGGTGCAGTGAGCAGTTATGCATTCGACACGCGCAAACCCGACAGCGCGGTAGTGAAGTTTGATGAGTTCTTCCTGAAGCCTGCTGCTGTCGATGTCTTCCCGGCGACTCCTCTTCGGGACGCTTTCGACCGCGCCGATGGACGCCTGGGACGCGACTGGATCGGCGCGACACAACCCGACCAGTACCGCATCTCCGGCAACCAGGTCGATGTCGAGAAGGGCGGCGCTGTACTCTGGCGTCAGCAGTTCGGCGCCAACCAGGAAGCCTTCGTGACCTTGAGCACTATCGATCCGAACAGTCAGCATCACACGTTGCTGCTGAAAGGGCGTGGCGCGAATGCGACGCAAGGCACCATTCTGGTCTCCTACGATGCAGTGAAACGCCAGATCGTCGTCGAAGCGTTGCGGCCCGGTTGGGGCTGGTATCAGGTTCAAACATTCTCGAATATCACCCTTGAAGCGGGTGATGTGCTCGGTGCACGCGCGCTGGCAGACGGCTCGGTGCATGTGTATGTGAATTACGTACCGATGGGGGTAGCTGATACAACCACCGTAGTCGGCGGATTGTACGTCAATCGCGGTGGTCGCATCGGGTTGTTCTTCCACGAAGCGAGTAACGCCGCCTTCGATCATTTTGGCGGTGGTGATCGGTAAGGCGATCACGCTTGAGGATGTGACGACGATGTAGGATGATATCTATCCAGCGTGCGGGAGACTGGCTTCCGCACGCTGTCTTATTATTTCTTCCTTCCCTTATCAAGTTGCGGTATCATCTGTTTCGTATGTCAGCCAGAATACATCTTGACGCACCTGTCCGGTACATGCTATGCTGGTCAGGCATATCTCCGCGCCGCAAGAGAAACGTTCGCCCTTGAGGCATACACAAACATGGCATCGGTCGCGTAGCGCACGTGTTGATCGCTGGCCACCCTGTTCGTCAGGATGGTCGTGTGGTTCGTCTTGCCGTTTAGCACAAGGAGGTGTCCATGGTCGAAGGTGTAACCGCTGATTCTCCAGGAACGCAAACCCCCGTGTCTGTGGAAGAGGTGATGACCGTCCTTCAGCGTTGCTATGACCCATGCTGCAAAGAGCGACAGGTCAGCGTCGTGGACATGGGACTGATCGAACAGGTGCGGGTTTCGGGTGGTCAGGTCGATATCGACATCATTCTGACGACGGGTTGGTGCCCCTTTTCGCTTCATCTGCTGCAAATGATGGAGGAGGAAGTCAGGGGCATTCAAGGTGTCGAGGGGGTCAACGTCCAGATCACCTGGAACACTCCCTGGTCACCAGATCGTCTGTCAGCAACAGCGCGTGAGCGGCTCCAACTCCCGCTGGAACAACTCCTGCCGCTCCGTGAAGCGCGCCTGGCGCGCGATCAACGCCTTCATGAGTCGGACCGGTAGCGTATCGGCGATGTTGAGGAGGATTGCCATGATTGATGATGCGTTCGTGTTCGACGGTGTGTGCCACGTCTTCAACTTCGATAAGTCCAATGCGTTCGGCAAGCCGGGGGAGATGTTCATCGAGCATCTGTACGCCTTTCATCAGGTGCTCAACGCTCCCGGCGAGAAGACTCTCACCCGTGAAGAGTACATGCGCGAATGGACGGCGGATGAAATCGCGCGCATGGTTTTCGACGAAAGCCCCACCGACATGATCATTGCGCAGCCGTTGCCGCTGACCGATCTGTTCAAGGACGGGCTTTCGAGTTGGGAAAAGTGCGCGGCGATGGCGCGCAAATATCCCGATCGGACGATCTTCTGGGGATCGATCAACCCGCTCGAAGGAAAGAAGGCGCTCGATCTGATGGAGATTCAGGTCAAGGAGTACGGCGCCCGTGGGTTCAAACTCTACAATGTGCGCTATGACTACGGTCAGCCGTTCCCGTGGCGCATGGACGATCCACGGGTGGCGTTTCCGGTCTTCGAGAAGGCGCTCGAACTGGGTGTCAACATCATTGGAGTCCACAAAGGCGTTCCGCTGGGACCGCAACCGGTTGAACACACCCAGGCGTGGGACATGGACGGCGCAGCTGCCAGGTTCCCGGAGATCAATTTCGTTATCTTCCACGTCGGATTACCGTTCATCGATGAGATCTGCTGGCAGTTGGTGCGCTATCCGAACCTCTACGCTTCGATTGCGGCGACAGTCAACTTTGTTGTGCGCTCACCGCGCGTCTTTGCCGAGACCATGGCAAAACTGCTCTTCTGGTGCGGCGAAGATAAAATCATCTACGGCGGAGAGACGCCGATCTGGCATCCGCGCGGCGCGCTGAAAGCGTTCTGGGAGTTTGAACTGCCGGACGACATCGTGCAGGGGTATGGATGCGGGCAGTTGACGAAGGAGGCGAAGAAGAAGATCCTCGGACTGAATCTGGCACGTCTCCACGGGATCGATGTCGAGGAGAAGAAACGCAGCCTGGGGCTGGCAGCGTAGATTTCGGTTGGGATGTGTGGTGGGATGAGGGTCATTTTCCCTCTTGACATCACGCCAGAATCCACTACAATACGTTCCTGGCGCCTGTGCGCCATAGGTGTTCGTGCTCTCCGGCAAAAATCCGCGCAAGGATGCAGCGTGATTTTTGGAGCGCCATCAGAGAACGGTTCATCTTCGCATGAACGGATGGTCCCGGTAGAGCGTTCAGGAAGAGTGTATGGACGGTAAAGCCAACTTATCCTGCCGCGACCTGTCGCGCCCGGAGTCGATGCACTCCCCGGCGTGCGGGTGTGCGCCTGCCGTTCGAGATAGTCTCCTCTGACGAACCTCTGTTGCATGCGCCCCCGCACGTCGAATGTGCGGGGGTTTTTTGTGTCCCCTTGTCTGCCGGGTGAGTCTGGTCGCATGTTCTGGACTCGTTTTGCTGGCGCTTCTGCCAGCCTCGTGCAGATGAAGGAGGTTCACTCCAATTGAATGGGCAGCCCTACGTCACCGCGTTCACCGACCGTTATGGCGTCGGCCCTGAAGGACAGATCAACGATTTCATCAGCCGTCGTGGCGACCGATTGCTTCTGGCGGATCAGATAGACCTCAATGCGATGGTGGCGCGCTACGGCGCGCCGCTAGAGGTCGCGTATTGCCCGCAGATCACGCTTCAGATCGAGCGGATGCTGGCATGGGCGGACGACGCGCGCATGCGGAGCGGGTATGTCGGCGGTTTTATCTATGCGTATGCGACGAAAGCCAACTTTGCCGAAGAGGTTGTGCGCACTGCCATCGGCGCTGGCGCCCACTACGAAACCTCCGCAGCCGCCGATGTGACTATCGCGCATCGCCTGTGGCAGCAGGGAGTGTTGCCGTCGGATCGATACATCTTCTGCAACGGCTCGAAGGACGATGCCTACCTGGCTGCGATCAGTGCGTTGCGTCGTGCTGGCTTCGCGCGTGTTGTGCCGGTCATCGATGACCTGGACGAACTGGAGACACTGCTGGCGATGTGCCGCGAACCGTTGCTGCTCGGTGTACGGGAGCGCCACGCGCCTGCCGATGTCGATGCAGATCATCCCGGTGGTGAACGGTTTGGCTTGACGCCGGACGAGATTGAGCAGGTTGTGGAACGACTGCGCCATACGCCGCACCGCCTGGTGATGTACCACGCAATGGTTGGGAGTCAGATCGAGGATGCCGATCGCTGGAATATGCGGCTGGCGCGTTCGGCTGAGGCGTATGCTCGCCTGCGACAGCAGGCGCCATCGCTGATGCTGTTCAACTTTGGCGGCGGCATGCCGACGTCCGCCTATTCGCTCGATTTTCGTTTTGACTACGTCGGTTTTCTCGAGCGCCTGATGCGCACGCTGGCGTCGACCTGCGCTGCCCATAATGTGCCGCAACCAACCCTGGTTGGCGAGTTTGGTCGCTATACCGTTGCGTCGCACAATGTCTTCATCATGGAAGTCGGACGGGTCAAGCGTGGGCAGGGTGATGCGCCGGATTGGGTGTTAATCAACGGCAGCCTGATGGTGTCGCTGCCTGATAGCCTGATCGTGCCGGGTCAGGAGTTCATCATCCTGCCGCTGGATGGATGGGATCGTCCGGTGCGCCCGGTGCGCCTTGCCGGTCGCCTGACGTGCGACAGTGACGACTTTTTCCCGCGACCGGGAGCGCCGCCGCTGTTGCTGCCCGATCCCTATCCTGGTCAAAAGATCGCATTCTTTGGCGTCGGCGCCTACCAGCAGATGATTGCCGGGCGGGGTGGGGCGCATCACTGCCTGACGCCGGAAATGCGACGCATTATTATCGAACGCGACGAAGACGCACTGGTGGTGCGCGAGGTTGCGCCCCAGAACCTGGGACAGATTATGGCGCTGCTGGGGTATGCCTGTGAAACACTGGAATTGCCGGTGCATCAACCGGTGCGTGCACCGGTGGAGCGACGGGTGGTGCGCGAGCCTTTGCGCCTGCTCCGTTCGGCGCGACGGCGGAACATGCCGCGTGGCGCGCCGCCGCCGCGTTACGGCAGTGCGGCACGGCATATGTGAATGTCGTTACGGATAACCGGGCGCCGTTGCGTTCAACGGCGCTACACTTCGTTGATACACACCCGATCGCGCGCCTGCGCCACCCGCTCGCACACGGCAATCAGGCGCGCTGCGCGCCATGTGTAGGTGTAGGGCGCCACGCGCTCACGCCCGCGTTGCGCCAGCGTCTGTCGCAGCGCAGAATCGTCGAGCAGGGTGCGCAGCGCAGCCGCCAGCGCCGCAACATCGCCGCGGGGAACGTGCAGTGCGCCGTCTCCTCCGGTAATCTCGCGCAGCGCCGGAAGATCGGGACACACCACTGCACGTTCCATCGCCATGTATTCGAACAATTTCAACGGCGACGCCGTTACGTCGGTGACCGTATCGGGAATGACCAGCACATCGGCGGCGGACAGGTAAAGCGGCACCCGATCCTGCGGTTGTGTGCCGATGAACGTCACCCGCTCGCCGATCCCCAGACGCTGCGCCTGCCCGGCGAGCGCCGTGCGTTCGGCGTCGCGTCCGCCGACCAGGATCAGGCGCGCGCCTGGCGTGTCAACCAGGGCGTTGAGCAGCAGGTCAACCCCACGGTAAGCGAAGGTCAGCCCGGCATAGACTATCGTGGGTTCATCCGGCAGACCAAGCGCCCGTCGGGCGGCATTGCAGTCTTGCGGCGCGTAGCGTGTTTCATCGTAGGCGTCGGGGAGCACAGCAACTTCGCAAGGGTCACGCAATCCAGTCGATGCCAGCATATCACGGAACGTGGCGGTGAGTGACGTCAATGCCGCAGGGCGCGTCAGCGTCAGGCGGTCGATCAGGTGCAGCAGCGGTTGCGCCCAGCCTTCTTTCGCGCGCGATGGGTTGCGGCTTTCCAGATCGTGCACCTCATACACCACGCGCGCGCCGGTCAGACGCGGCGCCAGCAGCGCGAGCCACAGCGCACAGATCACTTCACGCACATAAATGACATCAAAGCGCTGGCGACGCGCCAGGCGCAGCCAGGTCAGCAGCGCCAGCACCATCCAGGCATAGGCGCTGCGCTCGGCATAGTACCAGAGGGTGGAACGATAGACCCGTGACAGACGACCGATTCCGATGCGTGGCAGGTGGAGCGCCAACCCGTCGAACGCGCCTAGACCGGATTCGATGCGCGGTACAATCGCCAGTGTGTCCGGCGCTAGCGTTTTGAGCGCCCGCAGCGTGGCATACGTCTGCACGGCATTGGCAGAGCGCAGTTTGAGACTGTTGGGATAGGCGACGTAGCAGATGCGCATGGGGATTACCCCTTGTGCGTGGAAGGAACGCTCTTGCCCGACAGGAACGGCTCGTAGAGACGCAACAATTGCCCGGCGATCGTCTGCGAATTGAACGCTGCCGCCATAACCGGTCCGCGCTGCGCATACCTCTCCCACAGCGACCGGTCACGAAGCAACCGCACCAACGCCTCACCAATGGCGGCGCCGCTGCGTGGCGCCACGACGATCCCGCAATCCGCTTCGGCGACATAATCACTGACGCCGGTAGTGCGGGTGACGATGGGTGGGGCGCCGACCGCTGCCGCTTCGACCACCACCCGACTGAACGACTCGGCGACCGAGGGAACAACGACCGTATCGGCGGCTGCGAGATGCGCCATTGTCTGATCATGCGGAATGCCGCCGGTGAATGTGATGAACGGCGCAACGCCCAGTTCCTGCGCGCGTTGCTTCAGGTATGCGCCATAGTCGCCAAATCGCTTCGTGCTGCGGTCTGGTCCCACAATCACGACCTGCAGATCGATCCCGCCCTCGCGCGCATATGGAATGGCTTCCACCAGATATTCGATCCCTTTGAAGGGATGGAGCCGGTTCAGGCTTACAACAATTGGACGTGCAGGGTCGAGACCGTAGCGCGCACAGATGTCGGCTCTGCACTGCTGACGCAATGCGTCGAGGTCTATGCCAGGAGGCGGATAACTATCGGCAGTAATATTATAGGGAATAGCGGTCACTTTTGCGGGCTGAGCGCCCAGACGCACCGCCAGCGAACGGATCTGCGGCGAATCGGCGCGCAACACAGCAGCCTGGCGGAAGACGAACGGCAGGATCATACGAACCGCAAGAAAGCGCCCATACCCGTAATCGAACTCCGGCACGCTCATAATATCGGCGCCGGGCAGTGTGATCGCTAATGGTGGGCAGTGACGACGCCGCGCCAGCGCTGCGATGAACCCAAGCGGGAATGCCGTTTCGATATGCACCAGGTCGTACCGTCGCGCGGCAATGAACCGTCGGAAATGCACCAGCGCCCCTGCCAGATACGGATACCCGGTCGGCAACGCCAGTGCATGGTTCATCACTTTTAAGGCGCGGGGCGAACTCACCGGCAGACGATGAACGAGGATACCTTCTTGAACTTCGCTGATCAGACGGGAGATGCCAGCGGTGAGTGTGATCACCTCAGCATCGACCCCCTCTGCGCGCCAGGCAGCTATGACCTCGGCATGGATGCGGTTCCCCATCAGCGCGGGATCGTAACGGGGAATGAAGTAGAGAATTGTCATAGTGTGTTAATCTATCACAATGATCGCGTGACAGAGATGAATGCTTTTGCATGCTTCAGGAGTGTACCACACTCTCGCATACAGTTTTCACAACGCACGTTGAAGAAGAGGTAATGGTCGTGTGATAAGCTTTTGTTACAATGAGAGTGCGGAATGCGCACCTGTCCCTGTGTGAAGATGCTGGCGCACCTCGTATCCGTGCCGTCACCTGTAGAAACCACTATGGATCTCGAATCGCTCCGTGCTGAGAATAACGCCTTGCGTGCTCGTATGCGCGAACTTGAGGACGAACTTCAGCGTCTTCAGAGGACGGCGCACACCGACCATCTCTCTTCTGGCGAATCTCGCACAGATTCCCCTGACTATTTCGCGGTATTGCACGAAACGGCGCTGGCGATCATGAGTCGCCTCGACCTGAACGATGTGCTTGAAACCATCATGATGCATGCAGCGCGTCTGGCAGGAGCGAATGACGGGTTTATCGATCTGCTGTCGCCCGATGGCACGTTGCTGGAGATGAAGATCGGCATCGGTAAACATGCCCGGAATCGCGGCAGCGTGATCGCAATCAGTGAAGGTATCAGCGGACGTGTCTGTCAAACCGGTGCGCCCATGATGGTTGAGGACTACCGCAACTGGGAAGGACGGGTGCGCTCGATCGATACGTCTGATTTCGGGACGGTCATTGCCGTGCCGCTGCGATTGAGATCGGCGATCATTGGGGTGTTGGGCGTTTCCTACGATACGCCGACCCTGGAAGGGTTCGAGTCGATCGTGACACTGCTGATGCGCTTCGCCGAACTTGCAGCAATTGCCATCGATAACGCGCGTCTCTATACAATCGCGCAGGAGGAACTGGCAGAACGCCGGCGTATCGAGAACGAAGTGCGCGCGAATGAGCAACGGATGCGCGATCTCTATGCCGTCACGCGACGGCAGGCGCAGGAGTTGCACCTGATCGGGCAGGTGCGCGAAGCCATGGCACGTGAGATCGATCTGCCCGCCCTGTTTCGTACCGTCGTTGAGTCGATTGCGGCAACATTTGGATACTCGCTCGTCTGTCTCTATCTGCGCGACGGCGACGAACTGGCGCTCCAGCATCAGGTAGGCTATGCTGTTCAACTGGATCGCATTCCCTTCGGTCGAGGCGTCATCAGTCGCACGATCCTCAGCGGTCGGGCGACACTGATCGCCGATGTGCGCAGCGACCCGGATTTCATCGGTGTGATGGACAACATCGTATCGGAGATTTGCGTACCGCTGCGCGACCAGGATCGGGTCATTGGCGCGCTCAATATCGAAAGCACCGATAGTGTAGTGTTGACCGACGACGATCTGCGCGTGATGACCGAACTGGCGGAGCACATCAACGTCGCCATCGAGCGCGCCCGGCTCTATGAACAAT
Encoded here:
- a CDS encoding glycosyltransferase family 4 protein, whose protein sequence is MTILYFIPRYDPALMGNRIHAEVIAAWRAEGVDAEVITLTAGISRLISEVQEGILVHRLPVSSPRALKVMNHALALPTGYPYLAGALVHFRRFIAARRYDLVHIETAFPLGFIAALARRRHCPPLAITLPGADIMSVPEFDYGYGRFLAVRMILPFVFRQAAVLRADSPQIRSLAVRLGAQPAKVTAIPYNITADSYPPPGIDLDALRQQCRADICARYGLDPARPIVVSLNRLHPFKGIEYLVEAIPYAREGGIDLQVVIVGPDRSTKRFGDYGAYLKQRAQELGVAPFITFTGGIPHDQTMAHLAAADTVVVPSVAESFSRVVVEAAAVGAPPIVTRTTGVSDYVAEADCGIVVAPRSGAAIGEALVRLLRDRSLWERYAQRGPVMAAAFNSQTIAGQLLRLYEPFLSGKSVPSTHKG
- a CDS encoding metal-sulfur cluster assembly factor, coding for MVEGVTADSPGTQTPVSVEEVMTVLQRCYDPCCKERQVSVVDMGLIEQVRVSGGQVDIDIILTTGWCPFSLHLLQMMEEEVRGIQGVEGVNVQITWNTPWSPDRLSATARERLQLPLEQLLPLREARLARDQRLHESDR
- a CDS encoding metallophosphoesterase, producing the protein MYRNIMIVLLALYMLALAMTPQGLAAQTTGPRLLTDPFLQLPTATTVRVVWFTEFEGQRHFISYGEGLRHTAEATTMRMTRMYEDASSRILGRPSPSRVTERPIWRHEAIATGLIPNVRVPYTVTSIDDTGNSVTSRQFTLQPLPTPGTPMKILLTSDQQNRLMSPANFQKVIETVGRVDAVFFAGDFVDEPSRASEWFDRFDPNWRNVNNPANPGYDPNRPAFFNARPAFFPSLQGKYREIFPEFPYTGGEILQHAPLFGAIGNHEAPGRWRPNAEFTLNGRTQVANLSFMDNDPQPRWFAEIRYEQLKRSDPNFNPTNDPVFREQWITDNSYNFTSYFEVWTLPDDGPAGESYYAYKIGDVFVISMNVSRVWRTWNLQEGPTSARFSPRGKYTEFSSELNNPGEWGFGDMWFETYDSTSDQYAWLVRQFESPAFKSSKYRIVLAHQTMFGLGDNSVPVMANPETTIIYNDGGVSGEKKFVWPVSYEVWESEIQPLVDARAITEIRIEYPLEKDIWRNQIEPLLLEHGVQMVHNAHSHVWNRTIVEGADGRQVHYIETSNVGNSFGAYLPGWKDSRVPWATSFWNEVTGPNPRWSPADYPRAGDPHNRAPVMPTLFNPMREMEGTDRNWPFVDSNNVTVFTIFDTATGAVSSYAFDTRKPDSAVVKFDEFFLKPAAVDVFPATPLRDAFDRADGRLGRDWIGATQPDQYRISGNQVDVEKGGAVLWRQQFGANQEAFVTLSTIDPNSQHHTLLLKGRGANATQGTILVSYDAVKRQIVVEALRPGWGWYQVQTFSNITLEAGDVLGARALADGSVHVYVNYVPMGVADTTTVVGGLYVNRGGRIGLFFHEASNAAFDHFGGGDR
- a CDS encoding glycosyltransferase, giving the protein MRICYVAYPNSLKLRSANAVQTYATLRALKTLAPDTLAIVPRIESGLGAFDGLALHLPRIGIGRLSRVYRSTLWYYAERSAYAWMVLALLTWLRLARRQRFDVIYVREVICALWLALLAPRLTGARVVYEVHDLESRNPSRAKEGWAQPLLHLIDRLTLTRPAALTSLTATFRDMLASTGLRDPCEVAVLPDAYDETRYAPQDCNAARRALGLPDEPTIVYAGLTFAYRGVDLLLNALVDTPGARLILVGGRDAERTALAGQAQRLGIGERVTFIGTQPQDRVPLYLSAADVLVIPDTVTDVTASPLKLFEYMAMERAVVCPDLPALREITGGDGALHVPRGDVAALAAALRTLLDDSALRQTLAQRGRERVAPYTYTWRAARLIAVCERVAQARDRVCINEV
- a CDS encoding amidohydrolase family protein translates to MIDDAFVFDGVCHVFNFDKSNAFGKPGEMFIEHLYAFHQVLNAPGEKTLTREEYMREWTADEIARMVFDESPTDMIIAQPLPLTDLFKDGLSSWEKCAAMARKYPDRTIFWGSINPLEGKKALDLMEIQVKEYGARGFKLYNVRYDYGQPFPWRMDDPRVAFPVFEKALELGVNIIGVHKGVPLGPQPVEHTQAWDMDGAAARFPEINFVIFHVGLPFIDEICWQLVRYPNLYASIAATVNFVVRSPRVFAETMAKLLFWCGEDKIIYGGETPIWHPRGALKAFWEFELPDDIVQGYGCGQLTKEAKKKILGLNLARLHGIDVEEKKRSLGLAA
- a CDS encoding glycoside hydrolase family 172 protein, with product MTPFNGLGMHLGNLARLSRARTRSISPENFTGEKGKGGMATDGTGAACARDLGVGWKISPSIRIAPGETRTLADVRGSGAIQHIWMTLTGHWRHSILRIYWDNQETPSVECPAGDFFACGWGQYAQISSLAVCVNPGSAFNCYWEMPYRSGFRMTMTNIAAQEMTLYYQITFTETDVPDDLAYFHAQFRRVNPLPYKQVYTILDGVRGQGQYVGAYMAWGVNNNGWWGEGEIKFYIDGDDEYPTICGTGTEDYFCGSYNFDVGKDQGGYREFTTPYSGLAQVIRPDGLYRSQMRFGMYRWHITDPIRFERDLRVTIQALGWRSGGRYLPLQDDIASVAYWYQTLPTAPFPPLPDADYLEVI
- a CDS encoding arginine decarboxylase, encoding MNGQPYVTAFTDRYGVGPEGQINDFISRRGDRLLLADQIDLNAMVARYGAPLEVAYCPQITLQIERMLAWADDARMRSGYVGGFIYAYATKANFAEEVVRTAIGAGAHYETSAAADVTIAHRLWQQGVLPSDRYIFCNGSKDDAYLAAISALRRAGFARVVPVIDDLDELETLLAMCREPLLLGVRERHAPADVDADHPGGERFGLTPDEIEQVVERLRHTPHRLVMYHAMVGSQIEDADRWNMRLARSAEAYARLRQQAPSLMLFNFGGGMPTSAYSLDFRFDYVGFLERLMRTLASTCAAHNVPQPTLVGEFGRYTVASHNVFIMEVGRVKRGQGDAPDWVLINGSLMVSLPDSLIVPGQEFIILPLDGWDRPVRPVRLAGRLTCDSDDFFPRPGAPPLLLPDPYPGQKIAFFGVGAYQQMIAGRGGAHHCLTPEMRRIIIERDEDALVVREVAPQNLGQIMALLGYACETLELPVHQPVRAPVERRVVREPLRLLRSARRRNMPRGAPPPRYGSAARHM